Proteins found in one Agaribacterium sp. ZY112 genomic segment:
- the lolD gene encoding lipoprotein-releasing ABC transporter ATP-binding protein LolD, with amino-acid sequence MSNIILECQDLHKSYSEVGQTLAVLRGINLKVHRSERIAVIGASGSGKSTLLNVLGGLDQPSEGTVLINGQRFSELGDNQRGRIRNQSLGFVYQFHHLLPEFTALENVSMPLRIGGVGARERDQKAQDLLTRVGLAERMAHKPSQLSGGERQRAAIARALATQPGCVLLDEPTGNLDKKNAANIHSLIDELSEELGTAFIVVTHDEHLAQRLDRQLLLEDGILVEQCAA; translated from the coding sequence ATGAGCAATATCATTCTTGAATGTCAGGATCTACATAAATCCTACAGCGAAGTTGGCCAAACTCTAGCGGTTCTGCGCGGCATTAACTTGAAAGTTCATCGCTCGGAGCGCATCGCTGTGATTGGTGCTTCAGGCAGCGGTAAGTCAACATTGTTAAATGTTTTGGGGGGCTTAGATCAGCCAAGTGAGGGCACGGTGCTTATAAATGGCCAGCGCTTTTCTGAACTTGGCGATAACCAGCGCGGGCGCATTCGCAATCAGAGCCTGGGTTTTGTATATCAGTTTCATCACCTATTACCTGAGTTTACGGCGTTAGAAAATGTCAGCATGCCTTTGCGTATTGGCGGCGTTGGCGCACGTGAACGCGATCAAAAGGCGCAGGATTTATTGACGCGTGTGGGTTTAGCTGAGCGCATGGCTCATAAACCCTCACAGCTCAGTGGCGGTGAGCGCCAGCGTGCTGCGATAGCTCGAGCATTGGCGACTCAGCCTGGTTGTGTGTTGTTGGATGAGCCAACAGGTAATTTGGATAAGAAAAACGCGGCCAATATTCATAGCCTGATTGATGAGCTGAGCGAAGAGCTAGGCACGGCTTTTATTGTTGTTACCCATGATGAACACCTAGCTCAGCGTTTAGACCGGCAGTTGTTATTAGAAGACGGCATCTTAGTCGAGCAGTGCGCAGCATGA
- a CDS encoding circularly permuted type 2 ATP-grasp protein, giving the protein MPNTIDDWKNYQPGEFYDELISSPGNARLAGKKLLKYLKTLAPSDIEAISKATDASIKAMGISFTVYTDEGNIDRAWPLDIIPRVISKKQWTSASAGLEQRLQALNLFIDDLYHDQKIIKDGIIPEFVLKQSKNYRTECEGVSPAFGTWAHICGTDLVRADDGQFYVLEDNLRVPSGVSYMLENRSIMKRVMPEVFEQVNVAPIGDYPTRLFETLSALSPRKECKPVIAVLTPGIFNSAYFEHAFLAQQMGVELVEGSDLVVEDDIVYMKTIAGLTRVDVIYRRIDDLFLDPEVFDKSSMLGVPGLMRAWKKGNVALANAPGAGVADDKVVYAYVPQVIKYYLDQEPLIANVETFLCYKDNERKYVLDNLDKLVVKPANESGGYGMLVGPHSTKKERETFADLIKDNPRNYIAQPTLALSTAPTIIGKHTPEPRHLDLRPFVLQAKDTYVTTGGLTRVAMKKGSLVVNSSQGGGSKDTWIVDTDSSVSDTSKKEA; this is encoded by the coding sequence ATGCCAAACACCATTGATGACTGGAAGAACTACCAACCCGGCGAATTTTACGACGAGCTTATTAGCTCACCGGGTAACGCTAGGCTGGCTGGAAAAAAACTACTTAAATACCTGAAAACCCTCGCGCCATCAGACATAGAGGCCATTAGCAAAGCGACGGATGCGTCAATTAAAGCCATGGGGATATCCTTTACGGTCTATACCGATGAGGGGAATATTGATCGGGCTTGGCCGCTGGATATCATCCCGCGTGTGATCAGTAAAAAGCAATGGACAAGCGCCTCAGCAGGCTTAGAGCAACGCTTACAAGCGCTTAATCTTTTTATCGATGACCTCTATCACGATCAAAAAATAATCAAAGACGGAATTATTCCTGAGTTTGTACTCAAACAATCAAAGAATTACCGCACTGAGTGCGAAGGTGTTTCGCCCGCATTTGGAACCTGGGCTCACATATGCGGCACTGATCTGGTGCGTGCTGATGACGGTCAGTTTTATGTACTGGAAGATAATTTACGAGTACCTTCCGGTGTTTCCTACATGCTAGAAAACCGTTCCATAATGAAACGAGTCATGCCCGAGGTATTTGAACAAGTTAATGTTGCACCAATAGGTGACTACCCAACGCGACTTTTTGAAACCTTATCGGCTTTATCCCCCCGTAAAGAATGCAAGCCTGTTATTGCCGTTCTGACACCGGGTATTTTTAATTCGGCTTATTTTGAGCATGCCTTTCTCGCCCAACAAATGGGTGTTGAACTTGTAGAAGGCAGTGATTTAGTTGTCGAAGACGATATTGTTTATATGAAAACCATCGCAGGGCTAACACGTGTTGATGTTATTTATCGCCGCATAGATGATTTATTTTTAGACCCGGAAGTGTTTGATAAAAGCTCTATGCTAGGAGTACCTGGCTTAATGCGTGCTTGGAAAAAAGGCAATGTCGCATTGGCCAACGCCCCTGGGGCTGGGGTAGCTGACGATAAAGTTGTTTATGCCTATGTCCCTCAAGTTATTAAATACTACCTTGATCAAGAGCCTCTTATCGCTAACGTTGAAACCTTTCTTTGCTACAAAGACAACGAGCGAAAATACGTGCTCGACAACTTAGATAAACTGGTCGTTAAACCCGCTAATGAATCAGGGGGTTACGGCATGCTGGTCGGCCCTCATTCAACCAAAAAGGAACGCGAAACTTTTGCCGACCTCATCAAAGACAACCCCCGCAATTATATTGCGCAGCCCACACTGGCCCTATCAACGGCACCAACCATTATCGGTAAACACACACCCGAGCCTCGGCACTTAGATTTACGTCCATTTGTTCTTCAAGCTAAAGATACCTATGTCACCACTGGGGGCCTCACCCGTGTTGCCATGAAAAAAGGCTCACTGGTGGTCAACTCATCACAAGGAGGAGGCAGTAAAGACACCTGGATTGTCGATACCGACTCATCTGTATCCGATACAAGTAAAAAGGAGGCTTAA
- a CDS encoding uracil-DNA glycosylase family protein, whose product MTQIANKLKNVLSILASVRSCHLCTELALGPKPILQLGSSAKILIAGQAPGRKTHHKGIPFDDASGERLREWMGVTREVFYDESKIAILPMAFCYPGTGANGDVAPPLICAQHWREQLLNLLSDVELTLILGQHAFNYHLADKQYKNLTETVKHWQQYWPEFLPMPHPSPRNNRWLKNNTWFFKEVLPELKKKVASLV is encoded by the coding sequence TTGACTCAAATAGCTAATAAGTTAAAAAATGTGCTGTCGATTTTGGCTTCGGTTCGGAGCTGCCACTTATGCACAGAATTAGCTCTGGGCCCTAAGCCCATTTTACAGTTAGGCTCCAGTGCCAAAATACTGATCGCGGGGCAGGCACCGGGAAGAAAAACGCATCATAAGGGCATTCCTTTTGATGATGCCTCGGGTGAGCGTTTGCGCGAATGGATGGGGGTCACAAGGGAGGTATTTTATGATGAGTCTAAAATTGCTATTTTACCAATGGCCTTTTGTTACCCCGGAACAGGGGCTAATGGAGATGTAGCCCCACCCTTAATATGCGCCCAGCACTGGCGAGAGCAATTGCTTAACTTACTTTCAGATGTCGAACTCACATTGATTCTTGGTCAGCACGCATTTAATTATCATCTAGCTGACAAACAATATAAAAACCTAACAGAAACGGTGAAGCACTGGCAGCAGTATTGGCCTGAGTTTCTGCCTATGCCGCATCCCAGCCCACGTAATAATCGCTGGTTAAAGAATAATACTTGGTTCTTTAAGGAGGTACTGCCCGAGCTTAAAAAGAAAGTGGCCTCTCTTGTATAG
- a CDS encoding alpha-E domain-containing protein — MLLSRVAERAYWAGRYLERVQSTARLISIYDKLLFDLPRSIKLSWYNLVSINKLDHAFNEHYSKPDERNVMRFLINDRNNPSSMVSSIQAARENVRTTRDVFPSDVWYLINELNHYIIDNANQGITRKQRHDFLNTVIRGCQQILGVLHSDMPHDESWCFFRLGKNLERADTTSRNIDAAVAAILEIEDMDEAINSRQIIWLNLLRSLNADHYFRRAVRASINGADVVDYLICNKDFPKSVTRCLSNLVHTCSLLPKSDDITQELTDIQNSITAEYHSDLKGQPLRDYVNELQLRIINMHQKIYANWFPAWD; from the coding sequence ATGCTTTTATCCCGAGTTGCAGAACGAGCCTACTGGGCCGGCCGATACCTTGAGCGAGTACAAAGTACCGCTCGACTCATTAGCATCTACGATAAACTACTGTTTGATTTACCTCGCAGCATAAAACTTAGCTGGTACAACTTGGTGTCAATTAACAAGTTAGATCACGCGTTTAATGAACATTACTCAAAACCAGACGAACGTAATGTAATGCGCTTTTTGATCAACGATAGAAATAACCCTTCGTCTATGGTCTCGTCGATACAAGCGGCGCGTGAAAATGTTCGTACGACTCGAGATGTTTTCCCTTCAGACGTTTGGTATCTCATCAACGAGCTCAACCACTACATTATCGATAATGCCAATCAAGGCATAACACGCAAACAACGCCACGATTTTTTAAACACAGTCATTCGTGGCTGCCAACAAATATTGGGCGTTTTGCACAGCGATATGCCTCATGATGAATCTTGGTGTTTTTTTCGCTTAGGTAAAAATTTAGAACGTGCCGATACAACATCTAGAAATATCGATGCCGCCGTTGCAGCCATTCTTGAAATCGAAGATATGGATGAAGCCATCAATAGCCGACAAATTATTTGGCTCAACCTATTGCGTTCGCTCAATGCCGATCATTATTTCCGTCGTGCCGTACGAGCATCTATTAATGGTGCGGACGTAGTTGATTACCTTATTTGTAATAAGGATTTCCCGAAGTCTGTGACCCGTTGCTTGAGTAATCTTGTGCATACATGCTCTCTTTTGCCCAAGTCAGATGACATTACTCAGGAGCTCACTGACATTCAAAACAGTATCACTGCTGAATATCACTCAGACCTTAAGGGCCAACCCTTGCGCGACTACGTCAACGAACTGCAACTTCGCATCATTAATATGCACCAAAAAATCTATGCCAATTGGTTTCCTGCATGGGATTAA
- a CDS encoding DUF2126 domain-containing protein, with product MTIRVALNHNTYYNFDRAVELSKHVVRLRPAPHCRTPIHSYSLKIKPENHFINWQQDAFGNFLASIVFPEKSDHLSIEVEVLADMIVINPFDFFLEEYAEHFPFKYPSALKKELQPYLETIACGKPFINYTKAALRAALPTRKVRTIDFLVSINQCLQKDIDYCIRLEPGVQTPQVTLKKRTGSCRDSAWLMVQILRHLGIAARFASGYLVQLTADEKALDGPSGTEKDFTDLHAWCEVFLPGAGWVGLDPTSGLFAGEGHIPLACTPSPSSAAPIEGATDECEVEFNYSNDVSRFHEDPRVTKPYSEAAWQQVLKLGSDIDQQLETMDVRLTMGGEPTFVSIDDMESAQWNTDALGDDKLSLAKGLLLKLRDQFAANGLLHYGQGKWYPGEEVPRWALGLFWLKDGQPLWQNAELLARIDKDYGADINKAQSFASELCRILKLEASSAQPAYEDALHYLMQELQLPQNIDSEIANAKSSLDRQRLAAVLAQGLDQASGFVIPLERALDEKSWCSNHWSTRREKLTLIPGDSPMGLRLPLGELSSHKDDPKVLPEADPFAVQQALPQEPIHTANTASQTHREQAPKPASGRELITTALCVQPRDGKLHVFLPPLEQLTDYLALIQAIESVAKTLSCPVVLEGYTPPKDARLTQLLVTPDPGVIEVNVHPASNWDELVSTTTELYHAARESRLCAEKFMLDGRHTGTGGGNHMTLGGKTPADSPFLRRPDLLRSLITFWQHHPSLSYLFSGTFIGPTSQAPRMDEGRDEMLYELEIAFQQLPDGESQQPWLIDRILRNLLIDITGNTHRAEFCIDKLYAPGTTSGRQGLLEFRGFEMPPHPQMSLVQALLIRALVSLFWQKPYKHNLVRWGTALHDKFMLPHFIWRDVLDVVEQLQQHGIQFDPEWLRPFEEFRFPHYGRVKLDDIDIELRWAIEPWHVLGEEVGSFGTARYVDSSVERLQVRLTGLTPERYVLACNGRRVPLHATGRGDEFIAGIRYRAWAPPSALHPTIGTHVPLVFDLIDTWNGRSVGGCTYHVSHPGGLSYETYPINAFEAESRRVNRFSREEHSQGPYQPQPAYIPKPSNKAERQLEEYEGMKGPLSPPAEESSGEYPFTLDLRRAARFI from the coding sequence ATGACCATTCGCGTAGCACTTAATCATAATACTTATTACAACTTTGATCGCGCAGTTGAATTAAGTAAACACGTTGTACGCCTGCGCCCCGCCCCACACTGCAGGACGCCCATTCACAGTTACAGCCTGAAAATAAAACCTGAAAATCATTTTATTAACTGGCAACAAGATGCATTTGGTAACTTTTTAGCCTCCATTGTTTTTCCGGAAAAATCCGATCATCTATCTATAGAAGTTGAAGTCTTAGCGGATATGATCGTCATCAATCCTTTTGACTTTTTCCTCGAAGAATACGCCGAGCACTTTCCCTTTAAATACCCAAGTGCACTAAAAAAAGAACTACAGCCCTACCTAGAAACCATTGCCTGTGGCAAACCATTTATCAACTACACTAAGGCCGCACTAAGGGCTGCACTGCCAACAAGAAAAGTGCGCACAATTGACTTTCTCGTTTCTATCAATCAGTGCTTACAAAAAGATATAGATTATTGCATTCGTCTAGAACCTGGCGTACAAACTCCACAAGTCACGCTAAAAAAAAGAACGGGCTCTTGCAGGGACAGCGCTTGGCTGATGGTACAAATACTGCGTCACCTAGGTATTGCTGCACGCTTTGCTTCAGGCTATCTAGTACAACTTACGGCAGATGAAAAAGCCCTTGACGGCCCGTCAGGAACAGAAAAAGACTTCACCGATTTACACGCTTGGTGTGAAGTATTTTTACCGGGTGCTGGTTGGGTTGGGCTCGATCCTACTTCGGGTTTATTTGCCGGTGAAGGCCATATCCCTTTAGCTTGTACTCCATCACCAAGCTCTGCAGCTCCTATTGAAGGAGCAACAGACGAATGTGAGGTCGAGTTTAATTACAGCAACGACGTCAGCCGCTTTCATGAAGACCCTCGAGTCACCAAACCTTATTCCGAAGCAGCTTGGCAACAAGTATTAAAGCTCGGCTCTGATATCGATCAGCAATTAGAAACAATGGATGTGCGCTTAACCATGGGGGGGGAGCCAACCTTTGTATCCATCGATGATATGGAATCGGCGCAATGGAATACCGATGCCCTCGGTGACGATAAACTCAGCCTAGCTAAGGGCCTACTTTTAAAACTGCGCGATCAATTTGCAGCAAATGGTCTGCTTCATTATGGCCAGGGTAAATGGTATCCGGGCGAAGAAGTGCCGCGCTGGGCCCTAGGTCTATTTTGGCTCAAAGACGGCCAGCCACTTTGGCAAAACGCCGAGCTACTAGCCCGTATTGATAAAGATTACGGGGCAGACATTAACAAAGCACAAAGCTTTGCTAGTGAATTATGCCGCATACTCAAGCTAGAAGCGTCGTCCGCTCAGCCCGCCTACGAAGATGCCCTGCATTATTTAATGCAGGAATTACAACTCCCCCAAAATATCGATTCAGAGATTGCCAATGCCAAATCCAGCCTTGATAGGCAGCGCCTAGCTGCCGTACTTGCTCAAGGTTTAGATCAGGCGAGTGGTTTTGTTATTCCTCTTGAGCGAGCTCTGGATGAAAAAAGCTGGTGCAGCAACCATTGGTCTACTCGCCGTGAAAAGCTTACCTTGATTCCAGGCGACTCCCCCATGGGCTTACGCTTACCACTAGGCGAACTGTCCAGTCATAAGGATGACCCCAAGGTCCTGCCCGAAGCCGACCCTTTTGCTGTTCAACAAGCATTACCACAAGAGCCTATACACACGGCAAACACGGCCAGTCAAACGCATAGAGAACAAGCGCCAAAACCCGCAAGTGGGCGCGAACTCATTACCACCGCTCTGTGTGTTCAGCCCCGCGATGGTAAATTGCATGTGTTTTTACCGCCGCTTGAACAACTAACCGATTACCTTGCACTAATACAAGCGATTGAATCCGTTGCTAAAACCTTGTCCTGCCCTGTGGTTCTTGAAGGCTATACACCACCTAAAGATGCCCGCTTGACGCAATTACTAGTGACACCCGACCCCGGCGTGATTGAAGTTAACGTGCATCCAGCGAGTAACTGGGATGAATTAGTCAGTACCACCACTGAGCTCTACCATGCAGCACGTGAAAGTCGCTTATGCGCTGAGAAATTTATGCTTGATGGCCGCCATACGGGTACCGGTGGCGGTAACCATATGACCCTTGGCGGTAAAACACCCGCCGACAGCCCCTTTCTACGACGCCCCGATTTATTGCGCAGCTTAATCACTTTCTGGCAGCACCACCCAAGTTTAAGTTATCTTTTTTCAGGCACCTTTATTGGCCCCACTAGCCAAGCACCACGAATGGATGAAGGCCGTGATGAGATGCTTTATGAGCTCGAAATCGCGTTTCAACAACTACCAGATGGGGAAAGCCAGCAGCCTTGGCTAATTGACCGCATCTTGCGCAACCTATTAATTGACATTACCGGTAACACCCATAGGGCCGAGTTCTGCATCGACAAACTGTATGCACCTGGTACGACCAGTGGGCGTCAAGGTCTACTTGAGTTTCGTGGTTTTGAAATGCCACCGCACCCACAAATGAGCTTAGTGCAAGCTTTATTGATTCGAGCTTTAGTGAGCCTGTTTTGGCAAAAACCTTATAAGCATAATTTGGTTCGTTGGGGCACGGCTTTGCACGACAAATTTATGCTACCCCACTTTATTTGGCGAGATGTATTAGATGTGGTCGAGCAATTGCAACAGCACGGCATTCAATTCGATCCCGAATGGTTGCGCCCTTTTGAAGAGTTTCGCTTTCCTCACTATGGCCGTGTCAAACTTGACGATATCGACATCGAATTGCGTTGGGCCATCGAGCCTTGGCACGTGCTCGGCGAAGAAGTTGGTAGTTTTGGCACTGCCCGTTATGTGGATTCGTCCGTCGAGCGCTTGCAAGTTCGCCTAACAGGGCTAACCCCCGAGCGTTATGTATTAGCGTGTAACGGGCGCCGAGTCCCACTACATGCGACAGGGCGTGGTGATGAATTTATCGCCGGTATTCGCTATCGAGCTTGGGCCCCTCCTTCGGCCTTACACCCAACTATTGGCACCCATGTACCACTGGTCTTTGACTTAATAGACACGTGGAATGGACGCTCCGTTGGCGGCTGTACCTACCATGTCTCTCACCCAGGCGGCCTCAGTTACGAAACTTACCCCATTAACGCCTTTGAAGCTGAGTCACGACGCGTTAATCGTTTTTCACGTGAAGAGCATAGCCAAGGCCCTTATCAGCCTCAGCCTGCTTATATTCCTAAACCCAGCAACAAGGCGGAACGCCAACTCGAAGAATACGAAGGCATGAAAGGCCCACTTAGCCCACCCGCTGAAGAATCCAGCGGTGAATATCCATTCACCCTAGATCTTCGACGCGCAGCACGCTTTATTTAA
- a CDS encoding lipoprotein-releasing ABC transporter permease subunit, translated as MSAWPVSVAWRYTRNAGSTKKSGMLSFLSAISMAGLVVGISLLVLVLSVMNGFERELKDRILGFLPQASVFEVGGIENWQEKVAEVEGLEGVKAVAPFVRVQALLSSRGEVEPALIFGVDLERELQLSRLSDFASEEALEALKPGSQSIVLGAALAKKLDAQPGSELMLVSPGKNAGRTAKISYLTMAAVLETHSELDESLVLAPVDALDGLRGASLTGRMDGLRLQFDDLNDAPWLAMRVANHLGPTWYQTNWQRTHGNLYHAIQMSKRMVALLMSLIVALAAFNVVSTLTLVVLEKQASIAILRTLGASSFDILKLFICQGLVIGLLGVALGLGLGLLMVLALEPVVTLLQQGLGLQFMHSDVYPLTELPVEVRLEDMVQVASVSMVLVLMATIYPAWQASRLQPADVLRYE; from the coding sequence ATGAGTGCTTGGCCAGTTAGCGTTGCTTGGCGCTATACACGTAACGCCGGCAGTACTAAAAAAAGCGGTATGTTGTCTTTTTTATCGGCTATTTCTATGGCCGGTCTTGTTGTCGGCATCAGCTTGTTGGTGTTGGTTTTGTCGGTTATGAATGGTTTTGAGCGAGAGCTTAAAGATCGCATTTTGGGGTTTTTACCTCAAGCTTCGGTGTTTGAAGTTGGCGGCATTGAAAACTGGCAAGAAAAAGTGGCCGAAGTTGAAGGTCTAGAAGGTGTTAAAGCGGTTGCGCCGTTTGTACGTGTTCAGGCCTTGTTAAGTTCACGTGGTGAGGTTGAACCGGCATTAATTTTTGGCGTGGATTTAGAACGTGAACTGCAACTTTCTCGCCTGAGTGACTTTGCCTCTGAGGAGGCACTTGAGGCATTAAAACCAGGTTCTCAATCCATAGTGCTTGGCGCGGCCTTAGCAAAAAAATTAGATGCTCAACCAGGCTCGGAGCTAATGCTGGTATCGCCCGGTAAAAATGCAGGGCGCACAGCCAAAATCAGTTATTTAACGATGGCAGCGGTACTAGAGACACACTCTGAATTGGACGAGTCTTTAGTTTTAGCGCCTGTTGATGCTTTAGATGGTCTACGTGGCGCGAGCTTAACTGGGCGCATGGATGGCTTGCGTTTGCAGTTTGATGATCTAAATGATGCCCCGTGGCTGGCTATGCGAGTAGCAAATCACTTAGGGCCTACTTGGTACCAGACTAATTGGCAGCGAACTCATGGCAACTTGTATCACGCTATTCAAATGAGCAAGCGCATGGTGGCCTTATTGATGTCCTTAATTGTGGCTTTGGCGGCGTTTAATGTGGTGTCGACTCTGACTCTTGTTGTGCTTGAAAAGCAAGCCAGTATTGCGATTTTACGAACCCTCGGCGCAAGCTCTTTTGATATTCTTAAGCTCTTTATTTGCCAGGGTTTAGTTATTGGCTTGTTGGGTGTTGCTTTAGGTTTGGGGCTGGGCTTGTTGATGGTGCTGGCGCTTGAACCTGTTGTGACGTTATTGCAACAGGGTTTAGGCTTGCAGTTTATGCATTCTGACGTCTACCCACTAACGGAATTACCGGTAGAAGTTCGCCTAGAGGATATGGTGCAAGTGGCTTCGGTGTCGATGGTGTTAGTGTTGATGGCGACTATCTATCCCGCATGGCAGGCCTCTCGTTTACAGCCGGCGGATGTATTGCGCTACGAATAG
- a CDS encoding DUF2062 domain-containing protein, translating into MPRKLLKRWTPDPKDIHGNPALKFLGTMLHDPNLFHLNRHSVSVACFVGLFIAFMPIPGQIPLAALAALRLRCNLPLAVILVWISNPLTMPIIFYLEYKLGSGILMQTGAEFSFDFSWQWFKTVFPSIWQPLLLGSFICSVFFGCVGYLSIQWFWRWHVVDRWKQRQARKKNQA; encoded by the coding sequence ATGCCCCGTAAGCTGTTAAAAAGATGGACTCCCGACCCGAAGGATATTCATGGCAACCCTGCCCTGAAATTTTTGGGCACTATGCTGCATGACCCCAACCTCTTTCATTTAAATCGCCACAGCGTTTCTGTTGCCTGCTTTGTAGGCTTGTTTATCGCTTTTATGCCCATCCCAGGGCAAATTCCCTTAGCTGCACTGGCGGCCTTGAGATTACGTTGCAACCTGCCCTTGGCGGTTATCCTTGTTTGGATCAGCAACCCACTGACCATGCCTATTATTTTTTATCTAGAGTACAAACTTGGCAGTGGTATTTTGATGCAAACAGGCGCAGAGTTCAGTTTCGATTTTAGCTGGCAGTGGTTTAAAACGGTCTTCCCTAGTATTTGGCAACCACTGCTGTTGGGCTCATTTATTTGCAGCGTGTTTTTTGGCTGTGTCGGCTACTTGTCAATACAGTGGTTTTGGCGCTGGCATGTCGTCGACCGATGGAAACAACGCCAAGCACGCAAGAAAAACCAAGCTTAA
- a CDS encoding PilZ domain-containing protein: protein MPNDNKKGAERRDSFRIDEDVHFEFKLASSSSIEDIHVNDVFEDDDALGLINQFNQLDERGLKALGLISEKNHLLGDFLSNLNKKVELLSRQILLNSSDSLNSRPKTRVSLSEDGIGFICDRSLYKGSYIAMRLIFLPNYAVVSTYAQILRCVQKDEKYQVAAKFHQIYDKDRQTIVRQVMRSQIAAKKAASSAN, encoded by the coding sequence ATGCCCAACGACAATAAAAAAGGCGCCGAACGCCGAGACTCATTTCGAATAGACGAAGATGTACACTTTGAATTCAAATTGGCATCAAGTAGCTCCATTGAAGATATTCATGTTAATGACGTTTTCGAAGACGACGATGCACTTGGACTTATCAATCAATTTAATCAGCTCGATGAGCGCGGCTTAAAAGCACTTGGACTGATTAGTGAAAAAAACCACCTGCTTGGCGATTTTTTAAGCAACCTTAATAAAAAAGTAGAACTACTTAGCCGGCAAATACTGCTCAATTCAAGTGACAGCCTTAACAGCCGGCCCAAAACTCGTGTGAGCTTAAGTGAAGATGGTATCGGTTTTATCTGTGATCGCTCTCTTTACAAGGGCAGCTACATTGCCATGCGGCTTATTTTCCTGCCAAACTACGCGGTAGTATCCACCTATGCGCAAATTTTGCGATGCGTACAAAAAGATGAGAAATATCAGGTTGCAGCAAAGTTCCATCAAATTTACGATAAAGACAGGCAAACCATCGTGCGCCAAGTAATGCGCTCACAAATAGCCGCAAAAAAAGCCGCCAGCTCTGCAAACTAA
- a CDS encoding lipoprotein-releasing ABC transporter permease subunit, with protein MNSAAAFIGLRYTRSKRSSGFLSFVSLFATGGMALGVFALIVVLSVMNGFDYELKQRLLRVLPHSHVEGAEKLSDWAALQAQLDAREQIVASSPYIRSNVLIASGRVVKGIELEAVEPELEQHVSPMADFFVRGQMQDLQAGEYGIALGRLLAYSLGVQVGDKVRITLPKLSITFAGVFPRSRQFTVRALFEAGASVDQNLALIHLRDAQRLFAYGDNIDGMRLRYHDLYQAPADSAALAQTLGAKFQVRDWSQSQGSLFRAVKLEKTVTGLLLGIIIAVAAFNIITSLIMMVNEKKSDIAVLRTMGLRRMQVVQVFVTQGAATGFLGVAMGVGVGVPVAIYLPDIVDFIERTLGLQVFDPSVYFVTSIPSLWQLSDTLWVTGMAVLSTLLATLFPAWKASLIEPAEAMRYDS; from the coding sequence ATGAATTCGGCAGCAGCTTTTATTGGCTTGCGTTATACGCGAAGCAAGCGATCATCCGGCTTTTTATCTTTTGTCAGCCTCTTTGCGACAGGGGGGATGGCACTGGGTGTGTTTGCGCTGATTGTGGTTTTGTCGGTGATGAATGGTTTTGACTATGAGTTAAAGCAGCGTTTATTGCGTGTATTGCCGCACAGTCATGTTGAAGGTGCCGAAAAGCTAAGTGATTGGGCGGCTTTACAAGCCCAGTTAGATGCTCGTGAGCAGATTGTAGCTAGCTCACCTTATATTCGTTCAAATGTGTTGATCGCTTCTGGGCGAGTAGTTAAAGGTATTGAACTTGAGGCGGTTGAGCCAGAGCTTGAGCAGCATGTTAGCCCTATGGCTGACTTCTTTGTGCGTGGGCAAATGCAAGACCTTCAAGCTGGTGAATATGGTATCGCTCTTGGTCGTTTGCTGGCGTACTCGCTTGGCGTGCAAGTAGGTGACAAGGTACGTATTACTTTACCTAAACTGTCTATTACTTTTGCGGGTGTGTTTCCGCGCAGTCGACAATTTACAGTCAGGGCTTTATTTGAAGCGGGCGCCAGTGTGGATCAAAATTTAGCTCTTATTCATTTACGTGATGCTCAGCGTTTATTTGCCTATGGCGATAATATTGACGGCATGCGCTTGCGCTATCACGATTTATATCAGGCTCCGGCCGATTCCGCCGCACTTGCTCAAACCTTGGGGGCTAAGTTTCAAGTGCGAGACTGGAGTCAGAGTCAAGGTAGTTTGTTTAGGGCGGTCAAGCTTGAGAAAACCGTCACGGGCTTATTGCTTGGTATTATTATCGCGGTGGCGGCTTTTAACATTATTACCAGCTTGATTATGATGGTGAATGAGAAAAAATCCGATATCGCTGTGTTGCGTACTATGGGCCTGCGCCGTATGCAAGTTGTGCAAGTGTTTGTAACTCAGGGAGCTGCTACTGGTTTTTTAGGTGTCGCGATGGGGGTCGGTGTTGGCGTACCTGTAGCGATTTATTTACCTGATATTGTTGATTTCATTGAGCGTACTTTGGGTTTACAGGTGTTTGACCCAAGCGTTTATTTTGTAACCAGTATTCCTTCATTATGGCAACTAAGCGATACGCTCTGGGTGACCGGCATGGCTGTGCTCAGTACCTTACTTGCTACTTTATTTCCCGCTTGGAAGGCTTCGTTAATCGAGCCTGCCGAAGCAATGCGATACGACAGTTAA